The following coding sequences are from one Arachis hypogaea cultivar Tifrunner chromosome 7, arahy.Tifrunner.gnm2.J5K5, whole genome shotgun sequence window:
- the LOC112702919 gene encoding uncharacterized protein isoform X1, with product MEPSGFQRTLMSNSMEPRTEFHHGSHSVTHDRMDGSNTNRRPPDLNKSEVKPVLNYSIQTGEEFALEFMRDRVNLGKPVFSNVGDSNYTTGYMELQGMLGIGHAGSGSGSDISMLSVVDKYPKEFDKINTSIYGDRSNYGSIRSIPTTSLNQDNRQFVHRYGSSRGYDSSLLMMKFLCSFGGRILPRPSDGKLRYVGGDTRILRIRKDITWQELMHKALLIYSQVQVIKYQLPGEDLDALVSVSSDEDLQNMMEECTHLQDREGTQKLRMFLFSISDLEDAQFGLGSMGDDSEVQYVVAVNGMDLGSRRNSTLIGVGFSADVVHELDGQTIERETNRVAVESEGVSNVPLTNKFDLSLNSQSSQPVLSTAPNSYETYPLFHSDQMMHHEEARGQYGLNPAYMPVVGETPITMPTTQVVINPQGVLNDIYPPSGLQVQSPEIPTTLMANTSIQQGSDPGKAFSLETPLPAPVQLFDGYPKNNLPEASVAVNVPEGYSLPPTKKDQLQDDEVASCTSRSTFGPTYVDSHSNAVDLSCLHPPPLPKRVYYSERIPREQIELLNRSSKSDDAHGSQFNVSELLSEVNPTESLTESGENLHDGNLSNVTEYSKVVAKPLQSDGITIDNGAVKHQKQLPDASGQLKSKLSEHVKPELKQVLANSEGSIDAINKDNVLKLESEINSKDNHNKALLGEKQGSKSDLTTLQQVPSVKQLEDPASNLPDIDWGGVSVKDSKDDSVVQGLPVSVNGNATTNGDSQHYPSNVSKEGQGDILIDIDDRFPRELLTDMYSKALLEESSSGRHPLTSDGVGLSINMENHEPKHWSYFHKLAQEGLDNVSLIDQDHGFSGEMGKVEEDNRTQHVTPLPAEEKYQNDLDGRIGTETAVPESNYDHSQLNDAESMQFDAMMENARAQESEFEDALVEARKSALPPLDPSLGDIDMSGVQVIMNEDLEELKELGSGTFGTVYHGKWRGTDVAIKRIKKSCFTGRSSEQERLTVEFWREADILSKLHHPNVVAFYGVVQDGPGGTMATVTEFMVDGSLRHVLLRKDRYLDRRKRLIIAMDAAFGMEYLHSKNIVHFDLKCDNLLVNLKDPLRPICKVGDFGLSKIKRNTLVSGGVRGTLPWMAPELLNGSSNKVSEKVDVFSFGIVLWEILTGEEPYANMHYGAIIGGIVNNTLRPTIPSYCDNEWRTLMEQCWAPNPAARPSFTEIASRLRVMSAAASQTKTQGHKASK from the exons ATGGAACCGTCAGGATTCCAGAGAACTCTTATGAGCAATAGCATGGAACCTAGAACTGAATTCCACCATGGATCACACTCAGTAACACATGACCGTATGGATGGCAGTAATACTAACAGAAGACCACCTGACCTCAATAAATCAGAAGTTAAACCTGTACTTAATTACTCCATTCAGACGGGTGAGGAATTTGCACTTGAATTTATGAGAGATAGGGTGAATCTTGGGAAACCTGTATTTTCAAATGTTGGTGATTCCAATTATACAACGGGATATATGGAGCTGCAAGGCATGTTAGGCATTGGTCATGCTGGATCTGGAAGTGGATCAGACATCTCTATGCTCTCAGTGGTTGACAAATATccaaaagagtttgataaaatAAACACATCAATATATGGGGACAGAAGTAATTATGGGTCCATTCGATCAATACCAACTACTTCCTTGAATCAAGACAATAGACAATTTGTGCATAGATATGGCTCTTCTCGAGGTTATGATAGCTCATTGTTGATGATGAAGTTTCTTTGCAGCTTTGGTGGTAGAATATTACCACGACCTAGTGATGGAAAGCTAAGGTATGTTGGAGGTGATACACGTATTCTTCGCATAAGAAAGGACATTACTTGGCAGGAGCTTATGCATAAAGCATTGTTAATCTATAGTCAGGTTCAAGTAATCAAGTATCAGCTTCCTGGGGAAGATCTTGATGCTCTGGTATCGGTATCATCtgatgaggatttgcagaataTGATGGAGGAATGCACTCATCTACAAGATAGAGAAGGAACGCAGAAGCTTAGGATGTTTTTGTTCTCAATCAGTGATTTGGAGGATGCTCAGTTTGGTCTTGGTAGCATGGGGGATGATTCTGAGGTCCAGTATGTTGTTGCTGTTAATGGAATGGACTTGGGATCGAGGAGAAACTCAACCCTGATTGGTGTCGGCTTTTCAGCAGATGTTGTGCATGAATTGGATGGACAAACTATTGAGAGGGAGACCAATAGAGTTGCTGTAGAATCTGAAGGTGTTAGCAATGTTCCCTTGACTAACAAATTTGACTTGTCTTTGAATAGTCAGTCTTCGCAACCAGTGCTATCCACGGCCCCAAATTCCTATGAAACCTATCCTCTGTTTCACAGTGACCAAATGATGCACCATGAGGAGGCGAGAGGTCAATATGGCCTTAATCCTGCTTATATGCCTGTTGTTGGAGAGACTCCTATTACAATGCCCACTACCCAGGTGGTTATTAATCCACAAGGGGTTTTGAACGACATCTATCCACCTAGTGGATTACAAGTCCAAAGTCCAGAAATACCTACAACTCTGATGGCAAATACTTCAATTCAACAAGGAAGCGACCCTGGGAAAGCTTTCTCATTAGAAACACCACTTCCAGCTCCTGTGCAACTGTTTGATGGTTACCCAAAAAATAATCTTCCTGAAGCATCAGTTGCAGTTAATGTGCCAGAGGGGTATTCATTGCCTCCAACTAAAAAGGACCAGCTTCAGGATGATGAAGTGGCTTCGTGTACTTCTAGGAGCACCTTTGGTCCAACTTACGTTGATTCTCACTCCAATGCAGTTGACTTGAGTTGTCTTCACCCTCCTCCTCTTCCCAAAAGAGTTTACTATTCAGAAAGAATTCCAAGGGAGCAAATAGAGTTGCTGAATCGGTCTTCAAAGTCAGATGATGCACATGGTTCTCAGTTTAATGTGTCAGAATTACTTTCTGAAGTTAACCCGACAGAATCACTGACAGAATCTGGTGAAAACTTGCATGATGGAAATCTGTCTAATGTAACTGAGTATTCGAAGGTCGTAGCAAAGCCCTTGCAATCAGACGGCATTACAATTGATAATGGGGCTGTTAAACATCAAAAGCAATTGCCTGATGCAAGCGGACAGCTAAAGTCAAAGTTGAGTGAGCATGTAAAGCCCGAGTTGAAGCAGGTGTTGGCAAATAGTGAAGGAAGCATAGATGCAATAAATAAGGATAACGTTCTTAAGTTGGAAAGTGAAATTAACAGTAAAGATAACCATAACAAAGCCCTGCTTGGTGAGAAGCAGGGCAGTAAGTCAGACTTAACTACTTTGCAACAGGTTCCTTCTGTTAAGCAGCTTGAGGATCCAGCATCAAATCTTCCAGATATCGATTGGGGTGGTGTTTCTGTGAAGGACTCTAAGGATGATTCTGTTGTGCAAGGATTGCCTGTTTCTGTAAATGGGAATGCTACGACCAATGGTGATTCACAGCATTATCCTTCAAATGTTTCCAAAGAAGGACAAGGTGACATTCTTATTGATATTGATGATCGATTTCCCCGTGAATTGCTTACAGATATGTATTCTAAAGCTTTACTGGAAGAAAGTTCCTCTGGTCGGCATCCTTTAACCTCAGATGGAGTGGGTCTAAGCATAAACATGGAAAATCATGAACCTAAACATTGGTCATATTTTCATAAACTGGCACAAGAAGGGTTAGATAATGTGTCCCTTATTGACCAGGATCATGGTTTTTCAGGTGAGATGGGAAAGGTGGAAGAAGATAATAGAACTCAACATGTTACACCTCTACCAGCTGAAGAAAAATATCAGAATGATTTAGATGGAAGAATTGGAACAGAAACGGCTGTTCCTGAGTCAAACTATGATCATTCCCAATTGAATGACGCTGAAAGTATGCAGTTTGATGCTATGATGGAAAATGCAAGGGCACAAGAATCAGAATTTGAG GATGCATTGGTTGAAGCAAGAAAGAGTGCTCTGCCTCCGCTTGATCCTTCTTTAGGGGATATTGATATGAGTGGCGTGCAG GTAATAATGAATGAAGATCTTGAAGAGCTTAAGGAACTGGGTTCTGGTACCTTCGGGACTGTGTATCATGGAAAATGGCGAGGAACTGATGTCGCaattaaaagaataaagaaaagctGTTTCACTGGTCGTTCATCTGAGCAAGAGAGACTG ACTGTAGAATTCTGGCGGGAAGCTGACATTCTTTCCAAGCTTCATCATCCAAATGTGGTAGCATTTTATGGTGTAGTCCAGGATGGACCAGGTGGAACGATGGCCACTGTTACAGAGTTCATGGTGGATGGTTCCCTTAGGCATGTATTACTTCGTAAGGATAG GTATCTTGATCGTCGCAAGAGACTGATTATTGCAATGGATGCAGCTTTTGGAATGGAATATTTGCACTCAAAGAATATTGTGCATTTTGACTTAAAATGTGATAATTTGCTTGTTAACTTAAAAGATCCTTTAAGGCCAATATGCAAG GTTGGTGATTTTGGCTTGTCAAAAATCAAACGAAACACATTGGTGTCTGGTGGGGTACGGGGGACTCTACCCTGGATGGCACCGGAGCTCCTGAACGGTAGCAGCAACAAGGTCTCAGAAAAG GTTGACGTGTTTTCATTTGGCATTGTATTATGGGAGATTCTAACGGGCGAGGAGCCATACGCAAATATGCACTATGGTGCAATTATAG GTGGAATTGTGAATAACACATTGAGGCCAACAATTCCAAGTTATTGTGATAATGAATGGAGAACACTGATGGAGCAATGTTGGGCGCCTAACCCTGCAGCTCGGCCTTCCTTCACTGAAATTGCGAGTCGGCTGCGTGTAATGTCGGCAGCAGCTAGCCAAACCAAAACACAGGGCCACAAGGCTTCTAAGTGA
- the LOC112702919 gene encoding uncharacterized protein isoform X2 translates to MEPSGFQRTLMSNSMEPRTEFHHGSHSVTHDRMDGSNTNRRPPDLNKSEVKPVLNYSIQTGEEFALEFMRDRVNLGKPVFSNVGDSNYTTGYMELQGMLGIGHAGSGSGSDISMLSVVDKYPKEFDKINTSIYGDRSNYGSIRSIPTTSLNQDNRQFVHRYGSSRGYDSSLLMMKFLCSFGGRILPRPSDGKLRYVGGDTRILRIRKDITWQELMHKALLIYSQVQVIKYQLPGEDLDALVSVSSDEDLQNMMEECTHLQDREGTQKLRMFLFSISDLEDAQFGLGSMGDDSEVQYVVAVNGMDLGSRRNSTLIGVGFSADVVHELDGQTIERETNRVAVESEGVSNVPLTNKFDLSLNSQSSQPVLSTAPNSYETYPLFHSDQMMHHEEARGQYGLNPAYMPVVGETPITMPTTQVVINPQGVLNDIYPPSGLQVQSPEIPTTLMANTSIQQGSDPGKAFSLETPLPAPVQLFDGYPKNNLPEASVAVNVPEGYSLPPTKKDQLQDDEVASCTSRSTFGPTYVDSHSNAVDLSCLHPPPLPKRVYYSERIPREQIELLNRSSKSDDAHGSQFNVSELLSEVNPTESLTESGENLHDGNLSNVTEYSKVVAKPLQSDGITIDNGAVKHQKQLPDASGQLKSKLSEHVKPELKQVLANSEGSIDAINKDNVLKLESEINSKDNHNKALLGEKQGSKSDLTTLQQVPSVKQLEDPASNLPDIDWGGVSVKDSKDDSVVQGLPVSVNGNATTNGDSQHYPSNVSKEGQGEMGKVEEDNRTQHVTPLPAEEKYQNDLDGRIGTETAVPESNYDHSQLNDAESMQFDAMMENARAQESEFEDALVEARKSALPPLDPSLGDIDMSGVQVIMNEDLEELKELGSGTFGTVYHGKWRGTDVAIKRIKKSCFTGRSSEQERLTVEFWREADILSKLHHPNVVAFYGVVQDGPGGTMATVTEFMVDGSLRHVLLRKDRYLDRRKRLIIAMDAAFGMEYLHSKNIVHFDLKCDNLLVNLKDPLRPICKVGDFGLSKIKRNTLVSGGVRGTLPWMAPELLNGSSNKVSEKVDVFSFGIVLWEILTGEEPYANMHYGAIIGGIVNNTLRPTIPSYCDNEWRTLMEQCWAPNPAARPSFTEIASRLRVMSAAASQTKTQGHKASK, encoded by the exons ATGGAACCGTCAGGATTCCAGAGAACTCTTATGAGCAATAGCATGGAACCTAGAACTGAATTCCACCATGGATCACACTCAGTAACACATGACCGTATGGATGGCAGTAATACTAACAGAAGACCACCTGACCTCAATAAATCAGAAGTTAAACCTGTACTTAATTACTCCATTCAGACGGGTGAGGAATTTGCACTTGAATTTATGAGAGATAGGGTGAATCTTGGGAAACCTGTATTTTCAAATGTTGGTGATTCCAATTATACAACGGGATATATGGAGCTGCAAGGCATGTTAGGCATTGGTCATGCTGGATCTGGAAGTGGATCAGACATCTCTATGCTCTCAGTGGTTGACAAATATccaaaagagtttgataaaatAAACACATCAATATATGGGGACAGAAGTAATTATGGGTCCATTCGATCAATACCAACTACTTCCTTGAATCAAGACAATAGACAATTTGTGCATAGATATGGCTCTTCTCGAGGTTATGATAGCTCATTGTTGATGATGAAGTTTCTTTGCAGCTTTGGTGGTAGAATATTACCACGACCTAGTGATGGAAAGCTAAGGTATGTTGGAGGTGATACACGTATTCTTCGCATAAGAAAGGACATTACTTGGCAGGAGCTTATGCATAAAGCATTGTTAATCTATAGTCAGGTTCAAGTAATCAAGTATCAGCTTCCTGGGGAAGATCTTGATGCTCTGGTATCGGTATCATCtgatgaggatttgcagaataTGATGGAGGAATGCACTCATCTACAAGATAGAGAAGGAACGCAGAAGCTTAGGATGTTTTTGTTCTCAATCAGTGATTTGGAGGATGCTCAGTTTGGTCTTGGTAGCATGGGGGATGATTCTGAGGTCCAGTATGTTGTTGCTGTTAATGGAATGGACTTGGGATCGAGGAGAAACTCAACCCTGATTGGTGTCGGCTTTTCAGCAGATGTTGTGCATGAATTGGATGGACAAACTATTGAGAGGGAGACCAATAGAGTTGCTGTAGAATCTGAAGGTGTTAGCAATGTTCCCTTGACTAACAAATTTGACTTGTCTTTGAATAGTCAGTCTTCGCAACCAGTGCTATCCACGGCCCCAAATTCCTATGAAACCTATCCTCTGTTTCACAGTGACCAAATGATGCACCATGAGGAGGCGAGAGGTCAATATGGCCTTAATCCTGCTTATATGCCTGTTGTTGGAGAGACTCCTATTACAATGCCCACTACCCAGGTGGTTATTAATCCACAAGGGGTTTTGAACGACATCTATCCACCTAGTGGATTACAAGTCCAAAGTCCAGAAATACCTACAACTCTGATGGCAAATACTTCAATTCAACAAGGAAGCGACCCTGGGAAAGCTTTCTCATTAGAAACACCACTTCCAGCTCCTGTGCAACTGTTTGATGGTTACCCAAAAAATAATCTTCCTGAAGCATCAGTTGCAGTTAATGTGCCAGAGGGGTATTCATTGCCTCCAACTAAAAAGGACCAGCTTCAGGATGATGAAGTGGCTTCGTGTACTTCTAGGAGCACCTTTGGTCCAACTTACGTTGATTCTCACTCCAATGCAGTTGACTTGAGTTGTCTTCACCCTCCTCCTCTTCCCAAAAGAGTTTACTATTCAGAAAGAATTCCAAGGGAGCAAATAGAGTTGCTGAATCGGTCTTCAAAGTCAGATGATGCACATGGTTCTCAGTTTAATGTGTCAGAATTACTTTCTGAAGTTAACCCGACAGAATCACTGACAGAATCTGGTGAAAACTTGCATGATGGAAATCTGTCTAATGTAACTGAGTATTCGAAGGTCGTAGCAAAGCCCTTGCAATCAGACGGCATTACAATTGATAATGGGGCTGTTAAACATCAAAAGCAATTGCCTGATGCAAGCGGACAGCTAAAGTCAAAGTTGAGTGAGCATGTAAAGCCCGAGTTGAAGCAGGTGTTGGCAAATAGTGAAGGAAGCATAGATGCAATAAATAAGGATAACGTTCTTAAGTTGGAAAGTGAAATTAACAGTAAAGATAACCATAACAAAGCCCTGCTTGGTGAGAAGCAGGGCAGTAAGTCAGACTTAACTACTTTGCAACAGGTTCCTTCTGTTAAGCAGCTTGAGGATCCAGCATCAAATCTTCCAGATATCGATTGGGGTGGTGTTTCTGTGAAGGACTCTAAGGATGATTCTGTTGTGCAAGGATTGCCTGTTTCTGTAAATGGGAATGCTACGACCAATGGTGATTCACAGCATTATCCTTCAAATGTTTCCAAAGAAGGACAAG GTGAGATGGGAAAGGTGGAAGAAGATAATAGAACTCAACATGTTACACCTCTACCAGCTGAAGAAAAATATCAGAATGATTTAGATGGAAGAATTGGAACAGAAACGGCTGTTCCTGAGTCAAACTATGATCATTCCCAATTGAATGACGCTGAAAGTATGCAGTTTGATGCTATGATGGAAAATGCAAGGGCACAAGAATCAGAATTTGAG GATGCATTGGTTGAAGCAAGAAAGAGTGCTCTGCCTCCGCTTGATCCTTCTTTAGGGGATATTGATATGAGTGGCGTGCAG GTAATAATGAATGAAGATCTTGAAGAGCTTAAGGAACTGGGTTCTGGTACCTTCGGGACTGTGTATCATGGAAAATGGCGAGGAACTGATGTCGCaattaaaagaataaagaaaagctGTTTCACTGGTCGTTCATCTGAGCAAGAGAGACTG ACTGTAGAATTCTGGCGGGAAGCTGACATTCTTTCCAAGCTTCATCATCCAAATGTGGTAGCATTTTATGGTGTAGTCCAGGATGGACCAGGTGGAACGATGGCCACTGTTACAGAGTTCATGGTGGATGGTTCCCTTAGGCATGTATTACTTCGTAAGGATAG GTATCTTGATCGTCGCAAGAGACTGATTATTGCAATGGATGCAGCTTTTGGAATGGAATATTTGCACTCAAAGAATATTGTGCATTTTGACTTAAAATGTGATAATTTGCTTGTTAACTTAAAAGATCCTTTAAGGCCAATATGCAAG GTTGGTGATTTTGGCTTGTCAAAAATCAAACGAAACACATTGGTGTCTGGTGGGGTACGGGGGACTCTACCCTGGATGGCACCGGAGCTCCTGAACGGTAGCAGCAACAAGGTCTCAGAAAAG GTTGACGTGTTTTCATTTGGCATTGTATTATGGGAGATTCTAACGGGCGAGGAGCCATACGCAAATATGCACTATGGTGCAATTATAG GTGGAATTGTGAATAACACATTGAGGCCAACAATTCCAAGTTATTGTGATAATGAATGGAGAACACTGATGGAGCAATGTTGGGCGCCTAACCCTGCAGCTCGGCCTTCCTTCACTGAAATTGCGAGTCGGCTGCGTGTAATGTCGGCAGCAGCTAGCCAAACCAAAACACAGGGCCACAAGGCTTCTAAGTGA